The Bacteroidales bacterium genome includes the window ACAAAAATATGAACCTGTTGGATTGGGAACTAAACAATATGAACATACGGATAAGTAAGTATCACGGATTTGTTACAACATTTGATTTCTATCTGTTTCCAAATTTGCAATTTGATTATCCATACGAAACACTTGAAGAGTATAATTTAATTGGATTATCAAATCCCAAGGCTGGTATTAGTAACCTTACTTGGTTCGAAGTTAACGATTTTCAAGTAGGTGACGAATTGCATATTTTAGATGAATCGAGTTGTTGGAATTTCGATGGATACGGTTCAGCCACAACAAGTAAAGCAAATTATAAATACTTGGAACGCACAGATTATTCTGACTCAATTGTTTATCGATATTCACGAAAACAGAGTATTCATACGGTTTGGACCGATAGTTCTGATTTTAAATACTATAACGACACTTTAACAACGACAATAAAGCCCAATCCACTATTTGATAAACTTCCCGGAGAACCTATCATTTATGAAAACGAAACATATAATTATTATATGACAAACGGGTCTCACTTGTCTAAAACAGATGCAGGAGGAACTGAAAGATATTGGTTTGATGATAATTATTGTTGGAACGCGGCTCTTGTTGACGGATGCTTAAGAGATGACAAATATATTAAAGGACTTGATGGTCCGTATTATTCCTGCACACAATCGTTTTGTCTTGGTGGTGCAGAACGAAAATTAGCTTACTATAACAAAGGAGGGGTCACATGGGGCAATCCTCTTACAATAACAGGGATTTCAGATGCTTCAATATCAAGGGATATTACAATTTTCCCAAATCCAGCTAAAAATCAAATAACAGTCAATATTTCTGATGGCAATTATCAGGATTTGCAAATCTTTATTTATGATATTCAAGGGAAATTGCAGAAAATAGAGTGTTTAGAATCAAACAATTCAACTATTAATATTTCAAATTTAGATTTAGGGGTTTATATCTTAAAAATATCTGATAATGAAAGAGTTTTAAAAATAGATAGATTAATAGTTGAATAATATGGGGGCTTAACCAAATCCATTTAGCGACAATTCTGACAGCTAACTGCGTTGCCGATGAGAAAACTTGTTAAAATATTACCTATAGTTCTTTCCCTATTTACAACAAATTCATTCGGACAAACCGATAAGAATCTGATTTTCAATTTTCAAACAGATACATTAAAAGTTGAATCCAGTGATAAAGATGTCGCTGAACCAGAATTGTATTTCCCTATGGCAACACGGATTGACTCAAACAGGTGCATAGGACTAAGTTTATTCCGCAACAGGTGGTACTCAGAACACCTGCGAGCTATGAATGAACCAATATTGTATAATGGGGTGCAGCAAAAAAAGGTATTTCGTTTTACATGGCTAAGGACATTCCACAACCCAATCATCATCAGAATTGAGAATAAAAATGATTCTATCAGTTTATTTTATAAAATGACTAATGGAGATGGTGAATATGAACCAGGAAAAATAATAATTGACAAAAGAAAACAATTGACTATAAACGATTGGAACAAATTTATCCAGTTAGTAATCTTTTGCAATTTCTGGACAACAATGCCATGTGAAGAATTCTTAGTAGGATTAGATGGTTCTCGATGGATTTTAGAGGGAGCAACCGATAAATATTATCAGTTAATAGACGAATGGTCTCCAGATGAGGGGGCATACTATGATTGTTGCAATTTCCTTATTGAATTGACTGATTTAGAGTTTGAGGAGAACGAGAAATATTAATTAATTCGGCGCATAACTTATGAACAAAATACTTTTGTCAATACTTACAATCCTTCTGACTTTAACAGCCAAAAGCCAATCCATTGATTTGGAAACAGAAAGATTTAATGGTGTTAAAAGACTTGAAGTGAGGTCATTTAATGGTTGTGTTAAAAAGGGGTACCGCGCAGTATATATATTTAACAACAAAGGAGAAGCGATTGAATCATCAAATTTTTTCAGAAGAAAACTTTTATCAAAATATGAATACAAGTATAATGAAAAAGGTTTGCTAATCGAGAAAACTCAAGTATTCGATATAAATAATAGAAACAAAAATATAACAACTAAATTTATTTATGAATTTGATGAACAAGAAAGAATGATTTCTAAATCAAAGTATTTTGGACCATGGGTATCAGTGGAAAACTTTCAAACCTTTAATAACAAAGGGCTTCCAACCACAATTATTAGGACATTTAATAATGATACTACAACAATTCTAAAAGAGTATGATACATTTGGGAATGAATGCAAAATTCAAAAAGTTGAAAATGATTCTATAATAACTCTCGAAGAAAAAAGATATAATGCTAATGGGGATATATCTTACAGTATTATTCCAGACTTAGTTGGGAAAGATGAGGCAGGACTTGCCATATTTATCGGTGGAAACAGGTTTTCAGCAATAGAAGAGTACGAATATGTTTACGACAGCATGAATCTTTGGACTGAAAAATATGTTCTATTTGATAACCAAAAATTATTAATTGAAAAAAGAAAATACATATTATTCCCTAATCGCTAACATAATAGGGTAGAATACATTTACTACATAATCACAACATGAAAACAGTTCACTACTATTTCATACTGATTGCTCTTATAATCATATCTTCTTGTCAAGGCAATAAGCTAAAAGATAATGCAAACTCAACAGATACTGTTCAGTTAATTCCATTACCCAATAAAATTAAAGTTGGTCAAGATTCGCTCAATATAACATCTGGTTTGAAACTCAATTTTGCGGAACTTAATCCTGAAATAGAAAACAATCTGACAACTTACTTGAAATCCACTACGCTGAACATTTCAGAATCGGGAATAGACGTTAGGTTTTTATTAAACAATTCGCAAAACTCAACTACGCCGGACGAATCTTACAAATTGATTGTCAATAAAAAAGGAATTGAAATAAGTGCGGAAACTGAAGTAGGACTATTCTATGCCATTCAAACACTTATCCAACTAACCGAGCAAAATCCTGACAGATTGCCATTTATCGAGATAGAAGACAGCCCACGTTTTGCATATCGAGGTGCGCATATAGATGTTTCGCGACATTTCTTCTCACTCGATTTTCTAAAAAAGCAAATCGATATGATGGCACATTACAAGCTCAACTATTTTCATTGGCACCTAACTGACGGACCGGGTTGGCGAATAGAAATAAAACAGTATCCCGAATTGACAAATATCGCTGCATGGCGCACACATTCGCTTTGGAAAGAGTGGTGGGCTTCTGAAAGGAAATATGCAAATGAAAGTGCCCCAAATGCTTATGGTGGCTATTACACGCAAGAAGAGGCAAGAGAGCTGGTCGAATACGCCTCAAAAAGACATATCACAATTATACCCGAAATAGAGATGCCGGGACATTCGGAGGAGGTTCTTGCGGTATATCCACATCTATCATGCACAGAAAAACCATATACAAGCAGTGAGTATTGTATTGGCAATGAGGAGACTTTTGTTTTCTTAGAAAATGTTTTAAGTGAGATTATAGACGTTTTCCCGTCCGCTCATATTCATATTGGCGGAGATGAAGCAAGTAAAGAGCATTGGAAAAAGTGTCGCAAATGTCAGGAACGCATTAAGAATGAGGGTTTAAAAGATGAAGCCGAACTGCAAAGCTATCTAATCAGACGAATAGAAAAATATCTGCACTCTAAAGGTAGAAAGCTTATTGGTTGGGATGAAATCTTAGAGGGCGGATTAGAAAAAAGTGCGATAGTGATGAATTGGCGCAGTGAAAATATTGGAATTGAGGCTGCACAAGCAGGACACAAAGTTATTTTGACACCAGGTAAATATACCTATTTCAATGGCTATCAAGCCTCGCCCGATAAAGAGCCTGAAGCTATGGGTAGTTTCTTGCCATTGGAAAATGTTTACGCCTACAACCCTGTACTCGACAGCCTTTCAGCCGAATATATAGGTAATATATGGGGCGTTCAGTCGTGTCTGTGGGCAGAATATATTCCTACCGAAGATCTTGCGGAATATATGCTCTATCCACGCTTGTTGGCACTTGCCGAAGTAGCTTGGACAAACCCGCAAAACAAATCTTGGGAGTCGTTCAAACGGCGTGTTAATCTATCTATCCCGATATTGCAACAGAAAGGTTATAACACTTTTACCTTGAGCAAAGAGCCTAACGTTTTTATGGAAAACGATTCTGTCAATAAAGCGATATCCGTTACTTTAACATCTGAGATATATCCTGTAGAAATACGCTACACAACTGATGGTTCGGCTGTTACAAGCAAATCGTTGTTGTATGAAAATCCGATTTTGGTAAGAGATTCGACAAAACTAAAAACTCAACTCTTTAGAAACGGAAAACCTTTGGGCGAGGTTTTAGAGAAACGGGTTGATTATCACAAAGCTATCGGGAAACGGATTGAATATCTCAACCCATACAATAGGTACTACCCTGCAAGTGGAGAAAAGAGTTTGATTGATGGACTTTTCGGCGGAATCTCGTATGGTGATGGCTTTTGGCAAGGCTTTATAAAAACAGGTTTCGATGTGATTATCGATTTAGGTGAAACGGATTTGCTTCGTCATACACGTATCAATTTTTTACAAAATGGAAGTGTTGAAATTTGGCTACCAAAAGATATTACTATTTCACTCTCTAATGAAAGAGACGGAGATTTTGAAACAGTTGCCACATTCAGTAACAGCGTGATAGACAATAGACCTGGCACATTCGTCAAATCGTTTGAATGGAACGGCTCTCAACAGGCACGGTTCGTCCGTATTACTGCAACCATAAATCCCTTAGTTCGTGGATGGATTTTTGCTGATGAGATTGTTGTGTGGTAATGCTCGTATTCGTTTAATAAATATTTATTCACTTTTTATTCACTTGGTTCCCACCACTTTCAAATAACAAGCTAAATCAATAAATTCATCAACGACAACTGTTCTGGTCATTTGAATTGTTGATAAAACATCTTGATTATTTCAAGTGAATATTTACTGGAAACATTTTTAATGAAAGAAGTGAAATCTAATTCAGCTTTTTCGTCCGCAGTATCAGAAATTGCTCTTATTATCGTGAAAGGAATTTCATATTCATAACAAACTTGGGCTACTGCTGCCCCTTCCATTTCCACACACAAAACTGAAGGCAAAACATTTAGGAGAGCATGTTTGTCATTGCTATTTGAAAAAAATTTGTCTCCGCTTGCTATATCCCCAATAAATAGTTTAGGCTCCCGAATTCCAAAGTGGTTTAACTCTTCTCTGCTAATTACTTTTTCTAAATGTTTTTTATCAAAAAGTTCATTAATTATTTTTTCAGCAATACTTAAATTTTCTTTACGACACTCAAAGAAGGAAACACCAAGCAATGGAATTTCAAATTGTTCTATTAATGGTCTGCCATCCATATCGTGCTGAAACAACTTCTTACCAATCACAATATCTCCAATGCGCAATTCTGAATTAATTGCTCCGGCAACTCCAGTAAAAATAAGTTCCGTAATTTCGAACTTTAGTATGAGAGTTGTCACGGTAGTTGCAGCAGCAACCTTTCCCCAGCGTGAAAATACAACTATAGTTTTGATATTGTTCAATAATCCAACATAGTATTTTCTGCCACCAAGTTCTACTTCTTGCTTTTCTGATAGCAATTCCGTGATACTATTGATTTCCTCGGGCATTGCTCCCATAATTCCAATTGTTTTCTTACTCATTTTTTTAGCAGTCTATTTGATTTGATGCGTATTAGTTTGAAGTTAGCACTGTCATATAAGGTTTGCCGATTGCGTACAAGTATATGCAAATGTGGGCGATTGCGGACTGCGTTCTTGTCCACCGTTGTTGAAGTTGAAGCGGGAGAAAATGCCCAAAAAACCACAGAAACCCTTATTTGCTATACCGTGTGTTAGCGTGCGTAATTCATTTATAATCTATATTTTAAATTCATTATTAACATTGGGAACCATTTACTTTTTATGTCTTTAAATCCCATGCCTGGAATAAAATTACCATAACTATACAAATCTAAATACTTATCAGTCGGGAATGAAAGTTGAAAGTCAATATTTGTTTTTAATCGACTCGTTATCTTAAATTCGTATCCAAGTGACGAACTAAATCCAAATAAATAAACTGTATGTTCGATCTCGTCCGCATAGGAATATGGTCTTGGATCAATCGGTGATAAATAAAATCCTTTCTCATGGACAATTGAATTTGTCATAAATAATCCAAAATGAAAGAAATTTTGTTTTTCAAAGTCCTTTCTGAAATTTAAATATCCTCCAAGTTTTAAATATCCACCTGACTGTTTGTCAATCTCATACCCATCATACAGTTTAATGTGTGGTGTTAAAAACATTCCAATCAAGTCGTAGTTTTCATTATATCCAAATGCGTATCCAATATCCACAATCGGAGTCAATAATGGTTTATAATCAATCGAATAATTTAAGTTAATCGTTGAAGTTGGTAATTGTAAAATATTCAATCCTATAAATTGGTTTTTATCAATTTGTCCATATAATTTTAGTCCAATTAAGATTATCAATATTGTTAAAATCCTTTTTGTCATGTTTCAGGGTTTTTATTTTATGCACGCTAACGTATAATTTACTAAACAAAGTTAAACATTCGTATATTGTTTTTTATTTCATTAATACAATCGGTCAAATGTAATAAATAATACCTATTGGACAGCTAATATAGTCAAATCTGCGCTTTCGCTATTTTGGGCTATGTGTCTATTAAATCAATATTTATCACTTAACCCAGCTCTGTACCTCTCTCAAATAACAAGCTAAATCAATAAATTCATCAACCGATAGCTGTTCGGGTCTTTTGTCAAACACAGTGTCAGTTAGTGACTGTTTTTCAAATAGTTGGCTAAGGCTGTTGCGTAGTGTTTTTCGCCTTTGGTTAAATGCTGTTTTAATAACGGATAGTAAAAACTTTGGGTCAACTCCTTTTAGATCTCTGACGTTTCGCTCTAAAAGAATAACTCCCGATTTAACTTTGGGAGGCGGAATAAAAACATGCTCAGGTACTGTAAAACAGTACTTTACTGTGTAAAACATTTGTGTCCATACGCTCAATATCCCGTACTGCTTGGAGTTGTGGTTTGTTGCTACTCTTTCGGCAACCTCTTTTTGAAACATTCCTACAACCACAGGTATTTGCTGGTAATGCTCAATTATTTTAAAAAGTATAGGCGATGAAATATTATACGGGAAATTACCGATAACCATAAACTCGTCATCAAAAAGCTCATTGAGAGGAAGTTTTAAAAAGTCCCCAAAATGAATTCTATCCTTTAGTTCAGGTATATCACTCTCCAAAACTTCAACACTTTCGCTGTCTAATTCAACTACATGTAGTTTTTCTTTATGTAAATCAATTAAGAACTTAGTTAAAACACCTGTACCTGGTCCTATTTCTAAAACAGGCATGCTGTTTTGAGGAAGTAGTTCTGCTATCTTTCTCGCTATATTTTTGTCTGCAAGAAAATGCTGTCCCAGATGTTTTTTTGCTCTTATCATTCTAGGAAGTTAAAATATAGAGTTGTGCTTAAGCAACACAACTCTACATAAAAAATTTATTTATTGATTACAAGTTCTTCGAGAATATTTTGCGCCTCACCATATCTCTCGATAATAAAGAGCGCAAAGCGAATATCTATGCTAATATTTCTGCAAATCTCAGGGTTATAATACATATCGCTCATTACACCTTCCCAGGCTCTATCGAAATTAATTCCTACCAATCTTCCATAGGCATCGACAACGGGGCTTCCACTGTTGCCGCCTGTGGTGTGGTTGGTAGCTGCAAAACAGACTGATACTTTGCCATCTTCGCCAGTATAGGTTCCAAAATCGTTTGATTTATACAAATCCTTTAGTTTATCGGGTACAACATAATCGTACACTCCAAGATTACCTTTTTCGATTACTCCGTCTAACGTTGTATGCCATTCGTAATAAACTGCATCAACAGGTTTAAATCCCATTGTCTTACCATAAGCTATTCTGAATGAGCTGTTTGCGTCCGGATAAAATTGCCTGTCTGTTTGCATTTTTCTTAAACCTTCGACATATCTTTTTTCCAAATCAGGTAACTCTCTCTCTAATTGTCTAAGCTGAGGACCAATAAGCGCTGAATATGTATCTTGCAGAGCTGTAAACAGTTGATAAAACGGGTCGTTTGAAGCTACTTTGCTTTTGCTTGGTTTGTAGTTGTTAATCAACTCGATAAGTTTAGTGCTATCTGCAAAAATAGATTTTGTGTAAAACCATTGGGCAATTTTATCAAAATCGCCTTTGTGCTTTTTCTTTATGCTTTTAAAATAGTCGGGTTGATACTCAAGAGGAACATTTGAATCAAATTTGTCCAAAATCCTCGCGCAAATTTCCTGGTCGATTGGCTGATGGTAGTCTTTATAAAATCCACGTGTTATACTTATAAGCTTCTCTTTATCAATCGAATCGGAATTTGAGCCTAAACTTCTAAGTCGATATGCAAATGTTAGAAGCTCTATTTGAAATGGTCCCTCGTTGTAGTAAACTCTTAATGGAGCTATTTTATAAAGTTCTGAATATATAAAGTCGAACCTCTCTAATATGTTTTGATATTCAGAATTAGACTTAGCAAAGTTAGAAAATTGATTTTCAAGCTTTTTTTTCTGTCCAACAACATCAAATCTATCGAGACCCTGAATCTCTCCAATCCATTTTTTCCATCCATTAGCAACACCTGCAAGCTTGCTGCTGTATTTTATTCCAACTTCTCTATCCTTTGCCATAAATTGT containing:
- a CDS encoding S46 family peptidase, with product MRESVFYLSLVFLLTAIQVRADEGMWLPFKLKDGIINQMKEKGLTLEADDIYSLEKHGLSEAVVGLGTEGRPFRHFCTGGIISNQGLFITNHHCGYSFIQKHSTLQNDYLKDGFWAYSMTEELTNTGLTVSILRKMEDVTQSVFKGVDDKMSVTERDSIVKENIKVIEKEAVEGNHYHAKVYSYYNGNEYYLSVYEIFNDVRLVGAPPSAIGNFGGDTDNWVWPRHTGDFALFRIYAGVDNKPAPYSPDNKPYVPDKYFEINGKGLSENDFTFVMGYPGTTQQYLPSQAITLFKDYENPIRIELRDVRISIMKQFMAKDREVGIKYSSKLAGVANGWKKWIGEIQGLDRFDVVGQKKKLENQFSNFAKSNSEYQNILERFDFIYSELYKIAPLRVYYNEGPFQIELLTFAYRLRSLGSNSDSIDKEKLISITRGFYKDYHQPIDQEICARILDKFDSNVPLEYQPDYFKSIKKKHKGDFDKIAQWFYTKSIFADSTKLIELINNYKPSKSKVASNDPFYQLFTALQDTYSALIGPQLRQLERELPDLEKRYVEGLRKMQTDRQFYPDANSSFRIAYGKTMGFKPVDAVYYEWHTTLDGVIEKGNLGVYDYVVPDKLKDLYKSNDFGTYTGEDGKVSVCFAATNHTTGGNSGSPVVDAYGRLVGINFDRAWEGVMSDMYYNPEICRNISIDIRFALFIIERYGEAQNILEELVINK
- a CDS encoding 5'-methylthioadenosine/adenosylhomocysteine nucleosidase, encoding MSKKTIGIMGAMPEEINSITELLSEKQEVELGGRKYYVGLLNNIKTIVVFSRWGKVAAATTVTTLILKFEITELIFTGVAGAINSELRIGDIVIGKKLFQHDMDGRPLIEQFEIPLLGVSFFECRKENLSIAEKIINELFDKKHLEKVISREELNHFGIREPKLFIGDIASGDKFFSNSNDKHALLNVLPSVLCVEMEGAAVAQVCYEYEIPFTIIRAISDTADEKAELDFTSFIKNVSSKYSLEIIKMFYQQFK
- the rsmA gene encoding 16S rRNA (adenine(1518)-N(6)/adenine(1519)-N(6))-dimethyltransferase RsmA — its product is MIRAKKHLGQHFLADKNIARKIAELLPQNSMPVLEIGPGTGVLTKFLIDLHKEKLHVVELDSESVEVLESDIPELKDRIHFGDFLKLPLNELFDDEFMVIGNFPYNISSPILFKIIEHYQQIPVVVGMFQKEVAERVATNHNSKQYGILSVWTQMFYTVKYCFTVPEHVFIPPPKVKSGVILLERNVRDLKGVDPKFLLSVIKTAFNQRRKTLRNSLSQLFEKQSLTDTVFDKRPEQLSVDEFIDLACYLREVQSWVK
- a CDS encoding T9SS type A sorting domain-containing protein; the protein is MKQIQISLILVLISTISTFGQNFQTISSDRIAFFENEYNNVKAVRIDSVKYQNDSLLYPFTTIQQLDYDCFSPLEASWIGKSVIIKDNGLNGFINKMGDTISIKTDANLGDTWIAYALQDSLTIEASVVSYDTLTFIGITDSVKTINFQVYDKNMNLLDWELNNMNIRISKYHGFVTTFDFYLFPNLQFDYPYETLEEYNLIGLSNPKAGISNLTWFEVNDFQVGDELHILDESSCWNFDGYGSATTSKANYKYLERTDYSDSIVYRYSRKQSIHTVWTDSSDFKYYNDTLTTTIKPNPLFDKLPGEPIIYENETYNYYMTNGSHLSKTDAGGTERYWFDDNYCWNAALVDGCLRDDKYIKGLDGPYYSCTQSFCLGGAERKLAYYNKGGVTWGNPLTITGISDASISRDITIFPNPAKNQITVNISDGNYQDLQIFIYDIQGKLQKIECLESNNSTINISNLDLGVYILKISDNERVLKIDRLIVE
- a CDS encoding family 20 glycosylhydrolase; the encoded protein is MKTVHYYFILIALIIISSCQGNKLKDNANSTDTVQLIPLPNKIKVGQDSLNITSGLKLNFAELNPEIENNLTTYLKSTTLNISESGIDVRFLLNNSQNSTTPDESYKLIVNKKGIEISAETEVGLFYAIQTLIQLTEQNPDRLPFIEIEDSPRFAYRGAHIDVSRHFFSLDFLKKQIDMMAHYKLNYFHWHLTDGPGWRIEIKQYPELTNIAAWRTHSLWKEWWASERKYANESAPNAYGGYYTQEEARELVEYASKRHITIIPEIEMPGHSEEVLAVYPHLSCTEKPYTSSEYCIGNEETFVFLENVLSEIIDVFPSAHIHIGGDEASKEHWKKCRKCQERIKNEGLKDEAELQSYLIRRIEKYLHSKGRKLIGWDEILEGGLEKSAIVMNWRSENIGIEAAQAGHKVILTPGKYTYFNGYQASPDKEPEAMGSFLPLENVYAYNPVLDSLSAEYIGNIWGVQSCLWAEYIPTEDLAEYMLYPRLLALAEVAWTNPQNKSWESFKRRVNLSIPILQQKGYNTFTLSKEPNVFMENDSVNKAISVTLTSEIYPVEIRYTTDGSAVTSKSLLYENPILVRDSTKLKTQLFRNGKPLGEVLEKRVDYHKAIGKRIEYLNPYNRYYPASGEKSLIDGLFGGISYGDGFWQGFIKTGFDVIIDLGETDLLRHTRINFLQNGSVEIWLPKDITISLSNERDGDFETVATFSNSVIDNRPGTFVKSFEWNGSQQARFVRITATINPLVRGWIFADEIVVW